In Phyllopteryx taeniolatus isolate TA_2022b chromosome 22, UOR_Ptae_1.2, whole genome shotgun sequence, the DNA window GTGAGGATTGCACATAACCAGTAAGCTCCAGAAATTTTAGTCTTTTAATTCTTCGCAGACGCTAAAGAATATgtgcccgtgagtattgttatattatcggTCTATATGTGTTTCTCCAccatttgtgctcaaatatctgttgcttgaagggttataacaccgagACACAGATGCtattgttagcccgtctatggcgtttttaattatttgttagcATCAAGATAGCACACAATGTGTTTCAGTATattcatattgtatttttttttgtactgcatgttGGAAATAAACATTCAGTCTGAAAAAActatcccaaaaaaaattaacaaatatgtCAGTTGTGTAAAGGCAGACTTTTTAAGTTTTGTATTAtcggttattattattagtataatCTTGCATCTAAACATAAAATTCCCTCACTTTATAGCTATCGTATATACGCCTCCTGTTCGTGATAGGaagaaattgatttttttttgtttggttgtttgtttggtttttgtttttttgcatttatcaaCGCGGGCGTGGCTGCCATGGCCGCCTAAGGCAGTGGCAGAAGAGAAGGGGTCTGTAGCCACGGTCTTCCCGGGGGCTTGTGGATGCGCCAGTGATGGATGAAGAGTGACAGATCGGGGTTAGCCGCCAGGGGAGTCCATTTTCTTTGCAGTGTACGCTGCCATATAGcgaggggagaggaaggcgtGAAGAGAAGAGAACCCCTCCTCTCcttctcctgctcctcctcctcttcctccctcactctctctctctcgctccacTCCGGTGCATCAGTGAGCTTCAGGCGGCTCCACGCCGCATTGACGCTGCTCCATCCTACTCAACTCACACACCGGGACGAAAACAGTGGATGCTATTTGCACTGGATTTTGGATCCTGTGATATGCAACACATTTCCTCCTCTCCTTTTCGCTTAGTCCAATGAGGAGGCGCTCCCCACTGCCCGGTGATGATGAATGCAGATGCAGCACGGTCACACATTTGGATGTAACCCACAAGTTTGCGCCTCGTGAATGCAgcggtttgtttgtttgtgtatttcttGACTGAGAAAGTGAGCATTCTACGCTGTCTCCAACATGGATGTTGACAGAATGGAAGAGCAGCAGAGTACATGAAGGTGCACTTTCTGGATTTCCAATTCCGCAATTCCCCGCACGATGCAGATCCTCTCACCCGGGATgttatttgtgttatttcttGTCCATGCACATGTGTGTTTGTCCATGAGAAACAATGGGCACATAAAGGAGGACGTGAGCGCACACCCCGCCAGGACTTCCAGCGGGTCACCCCAGAAGAGTCGCCAAATTAAAGCCAGAGACCGCGCCACAGGTGAATCCCCGGTGGAACTGCAGGCAATCGTCCGAGGGACCTTCAACTCCACGCATCCGTGGAAACGAGGGGTCACGGGAGAAGTGAGGCGCTTTGCGCACAACAAGCACGACTTGAATAGGACAGTGACATCTGCGGGGGATGCTGTCTCACATTGGGACCTGACGCGGCACCGTAGTAAGAGGATAAAGTTGAACGGCGGGCTGAGTAGCGCGGGCACGCCGGCAAGTGGACACCACAATGCGCCTAAGCCCTCCTCAACGGGAGGTGGGGGGCCCACGGATGGAGATCGACACAGGAGGGGCACAAAAGAGGagaaggcttggaagagggggAGAACCCGGCAGAACAAAAGCTACGGGGCTCTGGCTCAGCCTCACGCGTCGCCATGGGAACCCATCCCCAAGCCCGTGGCCCTCACATCCACAGACGCGCCCTTTGACCTCTTCACCAGGAGGCCCGAGCTCTTCACGTTCCGGGAGGAGAATCCCTGGGACGCCACGCCGATCACGCCGCCCGGCTTGCAGGACTTCGGGGACGAGATCAAGAACCCGTTCTACCCGGTGACAAGCGAGACGTCGAGCGCTTACGCCATCACCTGCGTCTCCGGGGTGATCTTCCTGGTGGGCATAGCGGGCAACGTCGCCATCCTGTGCATCGTGTGCCAGAACTACTATATGAAGAGCATCTCCAACTCGCTGCTGGCTAATCTGGCAGTGTGGGATTTTGTGCTCATCTTGTTCTGCCTGCCCATGGTGGTCTTCCATGAGTTGACCAAGTCGTGGCTTCTGGGGGAGTTCACCTGCAGGGTGGTGCCATACATGGAGGTAACGTTGTGCCATCAATCTTTATGGTTTTACTGTATTATTGGTTATCAATTGGTTATCACGTTGGCCTCACAATGAGGCTCTGGGTTTCAATCTTGGCCTTCCTAgcgtcctcccacattccataaccatgtacagtatgttaggtTCGGTGGAAACTCCaaatcagtgtttcccaaccgatactgagccaaggcatactgttttttatgttaataaaatctcacagcacacagctaaacaaaaatgtcacaaaatgggtacagtggtgctttgagatacaagtgacgcAAATTTTAGGTACGAGCCCTGTACGGtggcaacaagcagcagtttggcagttagtgaacaattcttcaaaataaagaggcttcaagctgtttattgtcactcccggttgaagtttactcaaacaaagagaattacaagtgTATTTAATCAAACCACATAACTGCCTAGAAGTAGGCAGTTaaagctaacacataatgggaaactccATAGAGGGGCTGACGAATAGCAGCCGTATCTCTGTGTTATAAGCCTTCAAGCAACTtatattcaaacacaaattgtggggcaacacatgtagacagacaatgtgACAATAAAGTCATAAAGCTGCCTCATGCAGTCGGTGCCTCTGACCACAGACATCTTGCTCTGTCACGCAGCAAAATATAATATCAGAAAGAAAGGTTATATGAGGTTATAacatagaatacattttataacACAAGTGAGGATGTATTAGTTTGCACTCTGTACCTGACAGTGCAGCTCTGCATTAGGATTTGGGACTTTGAGGTGGGTTTCCTTAAATGGCCAGAAAAATGCATAGAAACTGGTTTAGGATATCAGCCAATAGAAAGAGACACTGATTTGTCACCTGCAACTCATGTGAAGCCTCACCTGGCCTCAAGGTACaagacacacaaatacagacaaCCCCTTCCCAAAATAAAGCTTGGGAGCACACCTGCCACACCTACAGACGActttttcacacaaacacagtcaaTCTAGGACTCTGCCATTTGTTATTTCCGTGCACACAGACAGCCACCTTTGAATGACAGGTTGTTTACACCATGTTGATTCCTTCCCCTTTGTGCGCTCGCTGCAATTCCATCAGCGTCACCTGACAGGAGACGCTCCCTTTTGTATCTGGAGCAGGTGTTTTTAACGTGAGGGAGCTTCATTTTTGGAAAGGGCCATCATCATAAACTGCCTCGGGATGGAAAGCAGATGAAGGCAGGTTTAAAGGCTTTCCTCCTGAAATGACAACAAACCCATTTGGTTAAGGACGCAACCAAAGGATATCAGGATATGACTGAGTATGCTTATGCTATTGTCACAGATACATTAATAcacataaaatgcatttgttgGCTGTCACATGCATAACCCCTGACTGTAAGGCAAGTTAAGCCAATCAAAAGCCAGATGAAAGTAATTGATGGAAAAGGCACCATGACAACAAGCAATTTCAGGAAACTGTGTAATGGTCAACCCTGAATATAAAGTTCACAGTACAAAAAGAGTGAATGGGAGTTTGTGTGCATGCGAGTCAGAAAGTCAGCTTGCAATGTTGCTTAAGGTTATTGTCTCTCAGTAGACACTACAGTAGACACATAACTCAAATTCAGTGTGATGGAATGTCAGCATCTGGCCACAAAAACCTGACGACACGCGAGCCCAACCACTGACAGCCCCGCTATGCTGCCTTCAGTGAACCTGGTTTTATTTGGCGTTCAATAGAGAGGTGCGAAAAGCGCATCAGAGATTTGGGCTGGAGCCAGCCTGTATTATTTCAGATAAGCTGTGTTGTCATGCAAATGCCAGACAGTCGTGCACAGAGCAGCACATTCGTATGAGGGGCCCTTAGGGACATAATACAGGGATAACcattacacacacactactgaaatccGGTCgtgtaatatttaatattaagtGTAATATAGACAGATTTTTAAGCATAGAGCACACCGTACTAGTAAgacacaccaacaaacattTAGCATTCAAAAGCATAATGACACAGTTGTTTACAAGTGTATAATAGAAGTAAACGCCCAGTGTCTTATTGCCTTAAAACCGCAATGTCACACATGGTCACGCATTCTTTTTGAAACTACAGTAAGAGACTGATCCCTTTGGATGAATCGGGGTGGGGTGTTTTCCCCCTACGCACACGCTTCTTTCCATCTGGCTTAATGCTAATTGTCTCTCCTCATCACGGAACACAAATCTAACAAGTCCCTGAAGGTGAGTGAATTCCAGAGTGAGTTCTCTGGCAGTTGTACTCGATCATCAATGGGGTCACATGTCATAAAGATACACTAAGCTGATTTTTTATTAGGACTTCATGAGGTACACCTACCCTATAAGACCCAATATAGGTGGTGAATTAAAATACCTGAAATAATGATCCTCAATTAGAATTGACACTTGCAGGTACACAACATTCCGCCATAGTGGATTAGATTTTGTGTGGCAATGAAAAACTCATTGTTAACTGCATCTCAGTGAGCTCAAGTCAAAGCATTGTGCTCTGACTGTTATGGGACACGTTTCTTTATCAACTGCCTCAAGGCTGATTGCCACCCTTTCACATTAGATAGGACACCACTTGTGAAGATATATGAACTGTGTGTTGAGTAGATTCCTCTGGCCTTGTCGGCAGGATTTgaaagtaaaatacaacaacaatcaCGGCAGTCAGTTgcttttaacttttaagttaaatacatttgcatttcattttcatcttcaGGAACACAAGGATAGGTGATTGACAGGTGTGGAGCGTGCTTTTCGTGCGTCAACTCCCGCTTCTGTGCGGGCCCTGCTGGGTTGTACTGCACCCCGCCAGGCCGCCTCCGCTACGCTACAGCGGACCTCCGCGAGGAGGGGGGGCAAAGAGAAAACCGGCACACTGATGCAGCGCCAGAGAGGGAAGACTCTCTGAGAGAgtgagatttattaaaaagggcCGCAAGGAGCTGCAGAGGAGCCGGGGGTAAAGACCCACCGAAATGGTGGGCATTCGTCAGCTTGACACGTTCCCATTGGCTGACTTTGAGGGATGACAATCACAGTTTTGCCTTGTGTAACGCTCAAGCAATCCTAGTTTAGTACAAGCTTGTATATCTAGTTAACCATCATGtctgcgcacacacatgcaaagtTAGTGGGGCATGCTTATCCAGCAGATGGGTGGAATGGCCTTCTCCCCACTGATCGCTGCCCGCGGCTGTTCTCCCTGCATCAGCTATCTGTGATTAGACAAAAGCCTCAGgggaacacacacactatcgctcacacacacagtaaGTACAGTGTTGAAGCATTTTTGCAGCACGCAACCCAGCTACACTATATCTGATGTCGCGCCCTGTCTGCGTCGCGGCCTCCCGCTATTGATTGCTCATTGGAGGGTATTTAAACAATTCAGCTCAGCGGCTGTCCATTTGCCCACACATTACAGACGTTATTGTGTTTTTCAATGAAGCGACAAGCCCACACAATGTGACGCATAGGCCTATTATTAGTAGCCAAATTGATCATTGTGAGAGTACTACTGTGAAATATTCATTCGGTGATTTGCGTACTTCAGTCAATTGATTGAACAGCGGCATGGACAGGCCAATAAATGAGGCTCTGTAGAATAGTgcagaataaagttgaaaagccCATCTGTCCGCTGCGACACCTCTAGCACAACTCCAACGACCTGGAAAAGTCACTTTTCCAGCAGCTACGCTCAAGACTGGAAGGCAAAGGTATTTCTTTTTCATATCCAATGGAAATATGCCCCAGACCGTGATGTAATTTAATGGAGGAGGAATTTATTGTCCAGAAGAATGTGCCTGGGAGATGCTATAAAATGCAAGGAGCGGCATCACTAAATGGGGCTTTTGATATTTGATCTCATGAGAGGCTCTACTTATGCTAATTATTGTATTTCACTTTGTTGCACACTGCTAGAACCCTCAAGGCAATTCATATAAAACATTATTTGGCATGTAATAAAATCTTTAGCGGCTTTCTCCAGAAGCGTGTGATGGTGTGTTGTAGGGGTTGAACGACAAAAGACTTTTTTGGGGTGATTCTGATGTGATGAAAGACGGGTCAAAGTCGATTATTGGTCGATTATTGGTCGATTATTGGTCATTTTTCATCACAGCAGAACCTAGGACTATTTTAAGACGAGTTGCAATCAGAATAAACGAAGCTAGGCTAGCCAACCTCTATTCTGAACCACAACTTCCTATTTTCATCGTCTCGGACCTGTGCAGACTGTGTCGCTTTGTAGACTTCGCATTTCACTGATCCTGGAGTTCGTTATA includes these proteins:
- the gpr37b gene encoding prosaposin receptor GPR37b, whose product is MQILSPGMLFVLFLVHAHVCLSMRNNGHIKEDVSAHPARTSSGSPQKSRQIKARDRATGESPVELQAIVRGTFNSTHPWKRGVTGEVRRFAHNKHDLNRTVTSAGDAVSHWDLTRHRSKRIKLNGGLSSAGTPASGHHNAPKPSSTGGGGPTDGDRHRRGTKEEKAWKRGRTRQNKSYGALAQPHASPWEPIPKPVALTSTDAPFDLFTRRPELFTFREENPWDATPITPPGLQDFGDEIKNPFYPVTSETSSAYAITCVSGVIFLVGIAGNVAILCIVCQNYYMKSISNSLLANLAVWDFVLILFCLPMVVFHELTKSWLLGEFTCRVVPYMEVASLGVTTFTLCALCIDRFRAATNVQMYYEMIENCTSTTAKLAVIWIGALLLALPELLIRQLVVEDAEIPDEPPVERCIIRISTSLPDMLYVLGLTYEGARLWWCFGCYFCLPTLFTIGCSLVTARKIRHAEQASVRSNKKQIRLESQMNCTVVALAIVYGACVVPENICNIVSVYMAAGVPESTMSVLHLLSQLLLFCRAAVTPVLLLLLCRPLGRAFLDCCCCCCCSRTPSSTTASDDNEHECTTELELSPFSTIRRELSNYTPAGSHC